Within the Marinobacter sp. SS13-12 genome, the region CGCCACCGCGTGCTATATCGAACAGGCGCTACCGCTGATGGCGGCGCTCGGCAATCAACAGCATTGTGACTTCATCGGAACACTCACAGCCAATGCCGAGGCCGGCGGCGACAACGTGCATCGGGGTATGGTGCTGGGACTGTTACTGGCAGCGGGCAGCGATGGCGTGCCGGAAGAATGGAAAACCGGGCTGAAAGATCACCACGAACTGGCGGAGGAAATCCACCAGTTCGCTGCCATCGCCGCCAGGGGCGATGGCCACCTGGCGCTTTAGACGGCTGCACCTTTTCCGTGAGCTGAAAATCACCTGTAACACTGGCCAGAAGTATGTGTCATTACTATAAGGCCTGCTTCAGGCAGACAAGATCATGGGCCGTAAAACGCATATTACGACTGCTCACCCCAAGGTAACAACGGGAGGAAAGACAACCATGTTTTTCACGAGCAAATCCAACAGCAAACCCAATTTTATCATGCAGCCACTGGCTGCGATGGTGGCATCGGCGCTTCTTGCAGGTTGCGCCTACTCCGGGAGCTCCGGAGAAAATACATCGAAGCCGCTTGCCGAAACGCGGGTTACGCAGGAAGAGGGCAAAGTGACCTACTGGGTTTTACCGGGGCCCCGAAAACTGGACCGCGAAACCTTCGGCACGCCCGATAATCCGAAGATGCTGCTTGAGCCAAAGGTTAAGGCAGCAACGCAGGCCAAGGGGCCGGCAACCGTTCCGGAACTTTTAAAGCAGGTTCCGATTATGGTGGCTGCTCCGGAGAAGGCCCGAAAGGTAACGCCCGACGGTGATTACATATTCGCCCAGCCAACGCCGTTTTCCAATGATGCGCGGATTATTCAGGGCAGTTTCGAAGCCACTTTCACCGACATGGTGAAAACCGACCCGCCAGGGAAGCCCGGCCAAACGCCGGACACGGCAGAGTTTGCGGCGGAATTTTTGGATCCCCAGGGTAACGAATACCGAGTGGTACTGGACCATGTGGTCAAGCCACCCTTTCCCGGCTATCAAACCGAGGGAGGCGTGATGCTGGACTCGGTTCACCACGGTACCACCGGTACCGGTAGCCCGCTAATGCCAGAAGTCGATACCGTCGCTGCCCTCTGGGGTGTAGGGGAACTACACATCAACGGCGAGCTGGTGGACGATCATCGCGTAATGCACCTGATGACCTCCGAAGTCGTGCGTAACAAGGACTACGAACTGGTTCACACCAGGGATCTGCCCTTGGCGCCAGGGGAGCGTCATATCAGCGGGCAGGAGCACCACACTCACCTGATGATGCCGCCTATCAAGGGCACCAAGAAGGGGCCGGTATTTTCGCCTGTTCCCACGGCCCTCGAGCTGCCCAACGATAAGAATCAGCCGTTTCTGCACATCATGTTCGAACAGGATGAGGTAGAGAGGCTCTGATTCCACGCCCATCAGTTCTCAGATGACGGTCCGGGCTCTTGCCCGGCTCCGTCTTTAAAACCCCAATTTATCGAGGTGAGTCCCATGAAACTCTCTGGCATGTTTTCGTATTCAGCACTATTGGTGGCTTGTGCACTGGCAGCGAGCCCAGGCGTGGTTTCTGCTCATCAGCATAAAGATGGCGATACCAGGACCGTAGAGGTGGTGGCGAAAGAATTCACCTTTGAGCCATCGAGAATTGAGGTAGCTCCCGGCTCCAGGGTGGAAATAAAGCTGATCAACGAGGGCAACCTCAGCCACAACCTGCACATTGCCGGCGAGGGAATGAAAACAGAAACGATTCAGACCGGACACACGGATAATCTGACTGTAACCGCCCCTGAAAATGGGAAGCTGAAGTTTTTCTGCAATGTTCCCGGGCACAAGCAGGCCGGCATGACCGGCGAGATTGTCGCCCACTAACGGAAATCGCAAAATCTTGGCGCTGTGGCGCAGCTACCAGTTTTCCCCGAACGGACGGATATCCAGCTCAAACGTCCAGGCGGACGGGTCCTGCTGACTGACATTCCAGACGGCGTCGGCGACGGCAGAAGGCTTGACGAAGAAATCGTCTGGCTTGTCCGCCAGCCACTCGCGGGTGCGGGGCAGATCCACCACGCCATCAATCACCACATTCGCCACATGAATTTTCTCCGGCCCCAACTGGCGGGCCAGTGACTGGGCCAGGCTTCGCTGGGCGGCCTTGGCCGATGCAAAGGGCGCGGTGTTAGCCCGGCCCCGTGTCGCTGCCGAAGCACTGGTGACAATAATGCTGGCGGTGTCATGCTGGCGCAGCTGCGGTAATACGGCTTTGGTGGCCGCCACAAGGCCCTGAACATTGAGGCGCCAGTTGGCCTCGAATTCTTCCAGGCTGGCCTCTTCCACGCTCTTGAACACACCGCCACCGGCGTTATACATCATCACCGAAACCGGTCCGAGTTCGCTCTCGATGTCAGCCAGCACCGACGTTATCTGCTCGGGTTCCATCATGTCACAGGCAAAGGCACGAGCACCGTTGATCGATTGCTCCAAATTCTTGAGATAGTCTTCGCTGCGGGCGAGCATCGCTACCTGAAAACCTTCGTCGCTGAATCGCCGCACAAAGGCCTCACCATTGCCCGGGCCAACACCCATCACAACACATACCTTGTTCATCAGCTGTCTCTCCTGCCGGTTATACCGGCTTGTTTGTCAGTATCAGAAACCGGTCAATCCCGTGTTGAGGGACACGGCGCCCCGCAGGGCGCACAGGCCGTTTCATCCCGCTGGCTCAGTGCCGTTTCCACATTCCCCTGGCCGGAGTTGAATGCAAAAG harbors:
- a CDS encoding cupredoxin domain-containing protein encodes the protein MKLSGMFSYSALLVACALAASPGVVSAHQHKDGDTRTVEVVAKEFTFEPSRIEVAPGSRVEIKLINEGNLSHNLHIAGEGMKTETIQTGHTDNLTVTAPENGKLKFFCNVPGHKQAGMTGEIVAH
- a CDS encoding SDR family NAD(P)-dependent oxidoreductase, with the translated sequence MNKVCVVMGVGPGNGEAFVRRFSDEGFQVAMLARSEDYLKNLEQSINGARAFACDMMEPEQITSVLADIESELGPVSVMMYNAGGGVFKSVEEASLEEFEANWRLNVQGLVAATKAVLPQLRQHDTASIIVTSASAATRGRANTAPFASAKAAQRSLAQSLARQLGPEKIHVANVVIDGVVDLPRTREWLADKPDDFFVKPSAVADAVWNVSQQDPSAWTFELDIRPFGENW